One genomic window of Paracholeplasma manati includes the following:
- a CDS encoding HAD family hydrolase yields MKQLMIVCDLDGTLLNANSELSDTTTNYLKQRAKEGHKVIIATGRPFRGCYHYYQTLELDTPLITDNGGSIENPRDPHFKKMTLTIPKRVVDKLFIYAEPFTRTAFYSVDNGLYVYKPTDRLNWLYHETEETFFVEGPFTSPTNPEPSGLMYIIDVAYKTAFEHFILNECEDVLNFRDWGSDAKNAIFEIYQKRTSKGEAVEFVRQFYGFEPDQVIAFGDGKNDIDMLQVVHHGVAMANAHEEVKAVAKAITDQPNTEDGVIEYLKQYIQSN; encoded by the coding sequence ATGAAACAATTAATGATTGTCTGCGATTTAGATGGCACACTATTGAATGCCAATTCTGAACTATCAGACACAACTACAAACTACTTAAAACAACGTGCTAAAGAAGGCCACAAAGTGATTATTGCGACAGGTCGTCCATTTAGAGGTTGTTACCACTATTATCAGACCCTCGAATTAGATACCCCGTTAATAACGGATAATGGCGGTTCAATCGAAAATCCTAGAGATCCACATTTTAAGAAAATGACACTCACCATCCCTAAACGGGTGGTGGATAAACTCTTCATTTATGCGGAGCCATTTACGCGTACAGCATTTTATAGTGTCGATAATGGGTTATATGTCTATAAACCAACCGATCGTCTGAATTGGCTATATCATGAAACCGAAGAAACCTTCTTCGTTGAAGGCCCATTTACCAGCCCAACGAACCCTGAACCCTCTGGGCTCATGTATATCATCGATGTCGCCTATAAAACTGCGTTTGAGCATTTCATCTTAAATGAATGCGAAGATGTCCTCAACTTTAGAGATTGGGGTAGTGATGCTAAAAACGCCATCTTTGAAATCTATCAAAAACGCACTTCAAAAGGGGAGGCCGTCGAATTTGTCCGTCAATTCTATGGTTTTGAACCGGATCAAGTCATCGCCTTTGGTGATGGTAAAAACGATATCGATATGTTGCAAGTGGTTCATCATGGGGTAGCCATGGCCAATGCGCATGAAGAGGTCAAAGCGGTTGCGAAAGCCATCACAGATCAACCCAACACTGAAGATGGTGTCATCGAATACTTAAAACAATACATCCAATCAAACTAG
- a CDS encoding DNA translocase FtsK — protein MSLFNRKAYTEFVKKDFQGFKIHQFVKIEGLKQQGHKKFKSSEFISPIFGLSVKDETVAPFVIRNTGDVKKRYDAFRTKPMTDLSEYAEFKSTILSNQDRRNIFGQDAVINTERKYEDQRKKTVELEVPFIQKAKEVPTFTNPTPQKTIIEDRVVSSDFDYMETKPQPQTVDVVKKTDVLFDRFNPKVADSPIVNPDYSYEKPVKTPEKVEKTIQVPMEEAPKPSFVRPNRPYKFPTVDMFSKVHRDQDARPAWLVAQETTVNETLLQFSVPGHVHNITKGPTVTRHEIELEPGVNVKEVNRIKDNLMMNLAAKSLRIEAPIPGKAYVGLEIPNAIPEIVAYGNVVDHPDFMDDQSHPLKVALGVDIDGKNIYADIAKMPHCLIAGATNSGKSVCVNTIIVSLLMKNHPDDLKFILIDPKMVELSMYNDLPHLITPVITDPKMAATALSWAVEEMDKRFMTFATNRAKDIKGYNERAKEDPTLEKMPYIVIVIDELADLMMVSANDVEEAIQRITQKARAAGIHLLVATQRPTTDVVKGTIKANIPSRIAFRVASYVDSTTILDGAGAESLLGKGDMLFKETERPIRLQGAFLKDSEIERITDFIRDQMPPNFLFDHDSLRTFTIKKESAASDDLMYPVAQFVVRENNASINAIQKEFGIGFNRAQRIVELLEEQGIVSKNEGTKARQVLVTMAELENML, from the coding sequence ATGAGCTTGTTCAACCGTAAAGCCTATACAGAATTCGTTAAGAAAGACTTTCAAGGGTTCAAAATTCATCAATTCGTCAAAATTGAAGGCTTAAAACAACAAGGCCACAAAAAGTTCAAATCCTCTGAATTCATTTCTCCGATTTTTGGATTGTCTGTTAAAGATGAAACGGTCGCACCATTTGTGATTCGAAATACAGGTGATGTGAAAAAACGTTATGATGCTTTCCGAACAAAACCGATGACAGATTTATCCGAATATGCAGAGTTTAAGTCGACCATTTTAAGCAATCAAGACCGTAGAAATATTTTTGGTCAAGACGCTGTGATCAATACCGAACGTAAATATGAAGACCAACGTAAGAAGACCGTTGAACTTGAAGTACCCTTCATTCAAAAAGCAAAAGAAGTCCCAACATTTACAAATCCTACCCCACAAAAAACCATCATTGAAGATCGTGTGGTTTCTAGTGACTTTGACTATATGGAAACAAAACCACAACCTCAAACAGTGGATGTGGTGAAAAAGACCGATGTGCTATTCGATCGATTTAACCCTAAAGTCGCAGATAGTCCGATTGTTAATCCAGACTATAGCTATGAAAAACCGGTTAAAACCCCTGAAAAAGTGGAAAAAACAATACAGGTACCTATGGAAGAGGCACCAAAACCAAGTTTTGTTCGACCGAATAGACCTTATAAGTTCCCAACGGTAGATATGTTTTCAAAAGTCCATCGTGACCAAGATGCGAGACCGGCTTGGTTGGTGGCACAAGAAACGACTGTTAATGAAACGCTATTACAATTTTCAGTTCCGGGTCATGTGCACAACATCACCAAAGGGCCAACCGTTACTCGCCATGAAATCGAATTAGAACCAGGCGTTAATGTCAAAGAAGTCAACCGCATCAAAGATAACTTGATGATGAATTTAGCGGCGAAATCGTTAAGAATTGAAGCACCGATTCCAGGTAAAGCTTATGTGGGTTTGGAAATTCCAAATGCGATCCCTGAAATCGTTGCTTATGGAAATGTGGTCGATCATCCAGACTTCATGGATGACCAAAGTCACCCATTAAAAGTCGCGCTAGGCGTCGATATCGATGGTAAAAACATTTACGCAGACATCGCGAAAATGCCGCATTGTTTGATCGCAGGTGCAACCAACTCCGGTAAATCTGTTTGTGTGAACACCATCATTGTGTCGTTATTGATGAAGAATCACCCAGATGACTTAAAATTCATCTTAATCGACCCTAAAATGGTTGAATTATCGATGTACAATGATTTACCTCACTTAATAACACCGGTCATCACAGACCCTAAAATGGCTGCAACCGCGCTCTCTTGGGCGGTCGAAGAAATGGACAAACGTTTCATGACTTTCGCAACCAACCGTGCCAAAGATATCAAAGGGTACAATGAACGCGCCAAAGAAGATCCTACATTAGAAAAAATGCCATATATCGTCATCGTCATCGATGAATTGGCAGACCTCATGATGGTATCTGCGAACGATGTTGAAGAAGCCATCCAACGCATTACCCAAAAAGCAAGAGCGGCTGGTATCCACTTATTGGTTGCGACACAACGTCCAACAACCGATGTCGTCAAAGGTACCATCAAAGCCAACATCCCATCACGTATCGCCTTTAGAGTCGCTTCTTATGTGGACTCTACAACCATTTTAGATGGGGCTGGTGCAGAATCGTTATTGGGTAAAGGGGACATGTTATTCAAAGAAACCGAACGTCCAATCCGTCTCCAAGGTGCATTTTTGAAGGACAGTGAAATTGAACGTATTACCGATTTTATTCGTGATCAAATGCCACCGAATTTCTTATTCGATCACGATTCATTGAGAACATTTACCATTAAGAAGGAATCCGCTGCCTCAGATGATTTGATGTATCCTGTCGCTCAATTTGTCGTACGCGAAAACAACGCCTCCATCAATGCCATTCAAAAAGAATTTGGCATTGGTTTTAACCGTGCCCAACGCATTGTCGAACTCTTAGAAGAACAAGGCATTGTCTCTAAAAATGAAGGCACGAAAGCCCGTCAAGTCTTAGTGACGATGGCAGAATTGGAAAATATGTTATGA
- the lepB gene encoding signal peptidase I → MTLKDIALLVSNQEDSAEASQTLTKKIIVKVATLNVVALLIFGVALVYTIRDYQTFTGSTQKYLLIILSGFFVVISTLGLVYLNRTTITPLAKLFKLFKWVDTVQFLTISLLIVLHIITFYVFTAEVFQSSMNPTLQQHDRLIVYQFDYTPKRNDVVVIFIDGDYYGIDESHYVKRVVGLPGDTIAVNASNQLLINGIVVQDLPLSQVDSVKDWIEFLPEGKIMDGFYFVLGDNVANSHDSRNIGFIREQDIKAKVIFRFYPKVGVIE, encoded by the coding sequence ATGACCTTAAAAGACATCGCACTTCTTGTATCAAATCAAGAGGATTCAGCAGAAGCATCCCAAACTTTAACCAAAAAAATCATTGTAAAAGTGGCGACCTTGAACGTCGTCGCTTTGCTTATATTTGGTGTCGCGTTGGTCTATACCATCAGAGATTACCAAACATTTACAGGCAGCACGCAAAAATACCTACTGATTATTTTGAGCGGGTTTTTTGTGGTCATCTCAACCCTTGGTCTTGTGTATCTCAATCGAACAACAATCACCCCATTGGCTAAACTATTCAAATTATTCAAATGGGTGGATACGGTTCAGTTTTTGACCATCAGTTTACTCATCGTTTTACACATCATCACATTTTATGTGTTTACGGCAGAAGTATTTCAAAGTTCGATGAACCCAACCTTACAACAGCATGACCGCTTGATAGTGTATCAATTTGATTACACCCCTAAAAGAAACGACGTGGTGGTCATCTTCATCGATGGTGACTATTATGGCATCGATGAATCTCACTATGTTAAACGCGTGGTTGGATTACCAGGTGATACCATCGCTGTGAATGCATCCAATCAGTTGTTGATCAATGGCATCGTTGTCCAAGATTTACCTTTAAGCCAAGTGGATAGTGTCAAAGATTGGATCGAATTTTTGCCGGAAGGTAAAATCATGGATGGCTTTTACTTTGTTTTAGGTGACAATGTGGCTAATTCCCACGATTCAAGAAATATTGGTTTTATCCGTGAACAGGACATTAAAGCCAAAGTCATATTCCGATTTTATCCGAAAGTGGGGGTCATTGAATGA
- the ylqF gene encoding ribosome biogenesis GTPase YlqF, with the protein MKQVQWFPGHMSKALREIKESLTLVDIVFVLLDSRLPESSMNPRIQEIIENKPALILYTKSSMADQKELNKWLSYYANQGLKGLKIDAITGLNINKIKEATLEILEEKIAKDRRRGILPRAIRTMIIGIPNVGKSTLINTLSKKKAAKTGNTPGITKAQQWIKISEDFELLDTPGVLWPKFDDPKVGYHLALSGAIKDAILPNEEVAVYAHRFLSAYYPDAYKARYDLTDLSDIAQTFEMIGRKRGTLMKGNQVNFDLVYDIILKDIRDGAFGGITFDRFESV; encoded by the coding sequence ATGAAACAGGTACAATGGTTTCCTGGACATATGTCCAAAGCCTTAAGAGAGATTAAAGAGTCATTAACCCTTGTTGATATTGTTTTCGTATTACTAGATTCACGTTTACCAGAATCATCCATGAATCCACGCATTCAAGAAATCATTGAGAATAAACCAGCATTGATTTTATACACTAAATCCAGCATGGCAGACCAAAAAGAACTGAATAAATGGTTATCTTATTACGCCAATCAAGGTCTAAAAGGATTAAAAATTGACGCGATTACTGGGTTAAATATCAATAAAATTAAAGAAGCAACCTTAGAAATATTGGAAGAAAAGATTGCGAAAGACCGTCGTCGTGGGATTTTACCAAGGGCCATTCGTACCATGATTATCGGTATACCCAACGTAGGTAAATCGACTTTGATCAATACATTATCGAAGAAAAAGGCAGCTAAGACCGGTAATACGCCAGGTATAACCAAAGCTCAACAATGGATTAAGATTTCTGAAGATTTTGAACTATTAGATACCCCAGGGGTATTATGGCCTAAATTTGATGACCCAAAAGTAGGGTATCATCTAGCCCTCAGTGGCGCGATTAAAGACGCCATTTTACCCAATGAAGAAGTGGCTGTATATGCCCACAGATTTTTAAGTGCTTATTATCCGGATGCTTATAAAGCGAGATACGATCTTACAGATTTATCCGATATTGCACAAACGTTTGAGATGATTGGTCGCAAACGAGGTACTTTAATGAAAGGCAATCAAGTCAACTTTGATTTGGTTTATGATATTATCCTCAAAGATATTCGTGATGGTGCGTTTGGAGGGATTACCTTTGACCGATTTGAATCTGTATGA
- a CDS encoding ribonuclease HII yields MTDLNLYEYEEALYEKGVTVIAGTDEAGRGPLAGPVVAAAVILRKGAKIEGVDDSKKLTDKKRRALIETIKKEALAVGIGIVSPQEIDQINIYRAAKEAMISAIKALKIKPEYILADAMMLEEELGIPTESIIKGDQKSASIAAASIVAKVTRDEYMIEMDKLFPMYGFKKHMGYPTKAHIEAIETYGICPIHRKTFEPIKSIIREKLL; encoded by the coding sequence TTGACCGATTTGAATCTGTATGAATATGAAGAAGCACTTTATGAAAAAGGTGTTACGGTTATTGCGGGAACCGATGAAGCAGGCCGAGGTCCCTTGGCAGGTCCAGTGGTTGCTGCTGCGGTAATATTACGTAAAGGTGCGAAAATCGAAGGTGTCGATGATTCCAAAAAACTCACCGATAAAAAACGTCGTGCTCTCATCGAAACCATTAAAAAAGAAGCATTGGCTGTCGGCATTGGCATCGTTTCACCTCAGGAAATTGATCAAATCAATATTTATAGGGCCGCCAAGGAAGCCATGATTTCAGCCATCAAAGCATTAAAAATCAAACCCGAATATATCCTCGCGGATGCGATGATGTTAGAAGAAGAATTGGGCATCCCAACCGAATCCATCATCAAGGGTGATCAAAAGTCAGCCAGTATCGCTGCGGCAAGTATCGTTGCGAAAGTGACTAGAGACGAATACATGATTGAGATGGATAAGTTATTTCCCATGTATGGCTTTAAAAAACACATGGGTTATCCGACCAAAGCACACATTGAAGCCATTGAAACCTATGGCATCTGTCCGATTCACCGTAAAACATTTGAACCGATTAAATCCATCATCAGGGAGAAATTGCTATGA
- a CDS encoding glycerophosphodiester phosphodiesterase family protein, whose product MKWLKHLKRIFIVLLVIVGFLAALEFSPWALSYSKTNAWINETSKPWIIPHGGAKALYPENTIYAFNQTAMYDAFEVDLTLTKDNVLISHHDLDLRHDLLLDEVNDGLVIRKLTYEDIVDLIVDNDYPYVRQFVDVDGNTPYATTTDTAILNQMLPMKLEDLFQAYPDRRYILEIKDVRTDDEDTFNLAANQLLSLIEQYDMADKVMVSSFSDEVIEHFLDISEHKIHASTATNETLKMVLLSAFNLDFFYKPTYAALAIPIDSGLSDSQGDLIGRLPSLISSRIAHQVDGQWRTNLAQASLVKDAHRHNMSVIFWTVNSEEDMLKLIELGVDGIITDRPDLLFQLYETLGIA is encoded by the coding sequence ATGAAATGGTTAAAACACCTTAAGCGTATTTTTATTGTATTATTGGTCATTGTAGGGTTTCTAGCAGCGCTGGAATTCAGCCCATGGGCATTGTCATATTCAAAGACGAATGCGTGGATCAATGAAACTTCAAAACCTTGGATCATCCCCCACGGTGGTGCCAAAGCACTTTATCCTGAAAATACCATTTATGCGTTTAATCAAACAGCGATGTATGATGCATTTGAAGTCGATTTAACTTTAACCAAAGACAATGTGCTTATATCGCACCATGATTTAGATTTACGACACGATTTATTATTGGATGAAGTCAACGATGGTTTAGTCATTCGAAAATTAACTTACGAAGACATTGTTGACCTGATTGTGGATAACGATTATCCTTATGTGAGACAATTTGTGGATGTTGATGGCAATACGCCATACGCAACCACAACGGATACAGCCATTTTAAATCAAATGTTGCCAATGAAACTGGAAGATTTATTCCAAGCATATCCCGATAGAAGATATATACTAGAGATTAAGGATGTCCGCACCGATGATGAGGATACATTCAATTTAGCTGCCAATCAGTTGTTATCATTAATCGAACAATATGACATGGCGGACAAAGTTATGGTATCGTCATTCTCCGATGAAGTTATCGAACACTTTCTAGACATTTCTGAACATAAAATTCACGCATCGACAGCGACCAATGAAACACTTAAAATGGTGTTATTATCTGCATTCAATCTCGATTTCTTTTATAAACCAACTTATGCAGCACTCGCCATTCCAATCGATTCAGGGTTATCCGATAGTCAAGGTGACCTGATTGGGCGTTTACCAAGTTTAATCAGCAGTCGAATTGCCCATCAAGTCGATGGACAGTGGCGCACCAATTTGGCACAAGCCTCTTTGGTTAAAGATGCCCATAGACACAACATGTCGGTTATTTTTTGGACAGTCAATAGCGAAGAAGATATGCTTAAGCTCATCGAATTGGGTGTTGATGGGATCATTACCGATCGTCCAGATTTACTATTTCAACTATACGAAACGCTAGGCATAGCATAA
- a CDS encoding response regulator, with product MSIQTPYEFIKLHQIGPIKVDEALLFNGYLYYSDKSTILIDLPTSEWMSQYKERIELIIPVDSIQNLIIAHPNFSMMMSLKILIQMGFKGSIITTRNIAKQIVQNGIKLPVTTIEKLDYQWYGQDFKLNFLPIQFLPFTYAFMIYESETRSLISNTLFSSFKVDNPADLIQLKQGIFAYHKTNFPSSEYLKDPIRRIRQHRIDAICPSYGYVLENDVDGWIEYEYQLDFYNAGQVFKYNEEFIKEFNYVEIINHMINQLHKSLDSKEILDTFAKSDFILSEKPLELVQSTHVGYKLWHAFFEYIYAKKGSVWLTILEPLIKRYHNIFGLDLPAIYVSKMMEVTKTNELLALDKKTLEENLQRLEAQIEETKEAMLRCPITKLYTEDVMRALLKKDLESSEFFEKQNGFILIQLDQLFDINKRYGKDTGDEAIRNLAYVIGQIAPDSVKLFKQNGPGILVYASCEKKEKITEFAVSVRNAVRDSVLFIEKVTASASLVFYEELNPVLTRDNKIKEIFILLEQRIRLAKQLGYGEIVDNSAALPALKEGIILLVDEDDMNRNMLVRVFNRLNFEVKAVTSVEDALHVLREYPIDIIISEINLSKMDGFALKRELNESKTYTNIPFIMVSHNKTVENIRRGNLLNVDLIIEKPIIPEELIGHVKRYRERR from the coding sequence ATGAGTATCCAAACCCCTTATGAGTTTATCAAATTGCATCAGATTGGTCCGATCAAAGTCGATGAAGCATTGTTATTCAATGGTTATTTATACTATTCGGATAAATCGACTATTTTGATTGATTTACCAACTTCAGAATGGATGAGCCAATACAAAGAACGCATTGAACTCATCATTCCTGTTGACTCTATTCAAAATTTAATCATCGCGCATCCGAATTTTTCAATGATGATGTCACTCAAAATCTTGATTCAAATGGGATTCAAGGGATCCATCATCACCACTAGAAATATCGCGAAGCAAATCGTTCAAAATGGCATCAAACTGCCAGTAACCACCATTGAAAAACTCGATTATCAGTGGTATGGACAAGACTTTAAACTGAATTTTCTACCAATTCAGTTTTTACCCTTTACTTACGCATTTATGATTTATGAGTCAGAAACCCGTTCGTTGATTTCGAATACCTTGTTTTCAAGTTTTAAAGTGGATAATCCTGCTGACTTGATACAACTTAAACAAGGGATTTTTGCCTATCATAAAACCAATTTTCCATCGTCAGAATATCTAAAAGACCCCATCCGACGCATCCGTCAACACCGAATTGATGCGATATGTCCATCGTATGGATACGTCTTAGAAAACGATGTCGATGGTTGGATCGAATATGAATATCAGTTGGATTTTTATAATGCTGGGCAAGTCTTTAAATACAATGAAGAGTTCATTAAAGAATTTAATTATGTGGAAATCATCAATCATATGATCAACCAATTACACAAGTCCTTAGACAGCAAAGAAATCTTGGATACTTTTGCAAAATCTGACTTCATTTTGAGTGAAAAACCACTGGAATTGGTTCAATCTACCCATGTCGGCTACAAACTATGGCACGCCTTTTTCGAATACATTTACGCGAAAAAGGGCTCGGTCTGGTTAACCATTCTAGAACCATTAATCAAACGATATCACAATATTTTTGGTTTGGATTTACCAGCCATCTATGTGTCGAAAATGATGGAAGTCACCAAAACCAATGAATTATTGGCATTGGATAAAAAGACATTAGAAGAAAACCTACAAAGACTAGAAGCCCAAATCGAAGAAACCAAAGAAGCGATGCTTAGATGCCCAATCACGAAGCTATACACAGAAGATGTGATGCGAGCGTTGCTTAAAAAAGATCTAGAATCGTCTGAATTCTTTGAAAAACAAAATGGATTTATATTGATTCAACTGGATCAATTGTTTGACATTAACAAGCGTTATGGTAAAGATACTGGAGATGAAGCGATTCGAAATCTCGCTTATGTCATTGGACAAATCGCACCAGATTCAGTGAAGTTATTCAAACAAAATGGGCCAGGTATCTTGGTTTATGCTTCTTGTGAGAAGAAGGAAAAAATCACAGAATTTGCTGTTTCTGTACGAAATGCAGTCAGGGATTCCGTATTATTTATCGAAAAAGTCACAGCAAGTGCGTCTCTCGTCTTTTATGAAGAATTGAACCCTGTGTTGACACGTGATAATAAAATCAAAGAAATATTCATTCTACTCGAACAACGAATTCGCTTAGCAAAACAGCTGGGCTATGGGGAAATTGTTGACAACAGTGCCGCATTACCAGCGCTTAAAGAAGGGATTATTCTCTTGGTTGATGAAGATGACATGAATCGTAATATGTTGGTTCGTGTGTTTAATCGTTTGAACTTTGAAGTCAAAGCAGTCACCTCAGTTGAGGATGCCCTCCATGTCTTAAGAGAATACCCAATTGACATCATCATCTCTGAAATCAATTTATCCAAGATGGATGGCTTCGCTTTAAAACGTGAACTCAATGAATCCAAAACATACACCAACATCCCGTTCATCATGGTTTCGCATAATAAGACCGTTGAAAACATCCGTCGTGGGAACTTGCTCAATGTGGATTTGATCATTGAAAAGCCTATCATTCCAGAAGAATTGATTGGACATGTCAAGCGCTATCGAGAAAGAAGGTAA
- a CDS encoding glycosyltransferase, with protein MDLNEDKDIRKEAIHALSNMYPEELINDTYLLHSDEAIRKMAIRACSTVVNKEMTQNLLNQMDGSMMDMERANALSRIVFDSKKLLIYLLEYYPLAANDHQKMAISRVLSHHLDYLTLKLKSHEYPQVKLIIQDLLKMHITEDLIDFINMNKDKEVENDLIKIIKTFATQDKYLLDEFSVYLNQTVLNKLGLIKKPLPTSIREKTPFELNKVVWISFWISIAVTLFPILFLILNFRLVLSGEPLLEIFMVNMNRYLSYYFIVINTIYLILMLFSIKGSVERMAMWRIKKQTLLFEHDLLPSISIIAPAYNEEKSIIESITSLLNLKYPKYEVIVVNDGSKDDTIGTLVRHFEMERKHPFFQMKLRTKPLRSVYVCKQIPNLIVIDKQNGGKADALNMGINAAKNDYICGIDADSLLEEDALLKLMSITLDDATNHIAIGGNIVPVNGCNVDKGKIEKSGLGKNPIVRFQTLEYLRAFTTGRIGWSKLNSLLIISGAFGLFNRRSLIDTGGYLTISGDLKKDTVGEDMELVVRLTHKAIQNKQPYRVAYVHNANCYTELPSDMRSLLKQRNRWQRGLLDILSYHRQMLFNPKYRQPGLLGFPYFFIFEMMGPFIEMLGYIALFASLFIGILNFELVVLLFYASIGYGILISLFSLWISERQSGFYRIWDAIILIILAIAENFGYRQIMSLHRVRATFAALRENGSWGSLSRTGFQKK; from the coding sequence ATGGATTTGAATGAGGATAAAGATATTCGAAAAGAAGCCATTCATGCACTCTCAAACATGTATCCTGAAGAATTGATCAACGACACTTATCTGTTACATAGCGATGAAGCCATCCGAAAGATGGCAATCCGTGCTTGTTCGACAGTTGTCAACAAAGAGATGACCCAAAACCTGTTGAATCAAATGGATGGGTCCATGATGGATATGGAACGTGCCAATGCGTTGTCTCGTATCGTATTTGATTCGAAAAAGCTTCTGATTTATTTGTTAGAGTATTACCCATTAGCCGCGAATGACCATCAAAAGATGGCCATATCACGTGTGCTTTCACACCATTTAGACTATTTGACTTTAAAGTTAAAATCCCATGAGTACCCACAAGTCAAACTGATCATTCAGGACTTGTTAAAGATGCACATCACAGAAGACTTGATTGATTTTATCAATATGAACAAAGACAAAGAAGTTGAGAATGACCTGATCAAAATCATCAAGACTTTCGCAACCCAAGATAAGTATTTATTGGATGAATTCAGTGTTTATTTGAATCAGACTGTACTCAACAAGTTGGGCCTAATTAAAAAACCACTGCCAACCTCCATCCGTGAAAAAACCCCATTCGAATTGAACAAGGTGGTATGGATCAGTTTTTGGATCTCAATCGCAGTAACACTATTCCCTATTTTATTCTTAATATTGAATTTTAGACTCGTATTATCAGGGGAACCCCTATTAGAAATCTTTATGGTCAACATGAACCGATACTTGTCATATTACTTTATCGTTATCAACACGATTTATCTGATTTTGATGTTATTTTCCATCAAAGGATCTGTTGAGCGTATGGCCATGTGGCGAATCAAAAAACAAACGCTCTTGTTTGAACATGATTTATTGCCATCCATTTCGATTATTGCGCCAGCTTACAATGAAGAAAAAAGCATCATTGAAAGTATCACTTCATTGCTGAATCTCAAATACCCTAAATATGAAGTCATCGTTGTCAATGATGGATCAAAAGACGACACCATTGGGACCTTGGTAAGGCATTTTGAAATGGAACGAAAACACCCCTTCTTTCAAATGAAACTGAGAACCAAACCATTGAGAAGTGTGTATGTGTGTAAGCAAATTCCGAACCTGATTGTCATCGACAAACAAAATGGTGGGAAAGCGGATGCGTTAAATATGGGTATCAACGCTGCAAAGAATGACTATATATGCGGGATTGATGCGGACTCCTTATTGGAAGAAGATGCATTATTGAAATTGATGAGCATCACTTTAGATGACGCAACCAACCATATCGCGATTGGAGGAAACATCGTTCCTGTCAATGGCTGTAACGTGGATAAAGGTAAGATTGAAAAGAGCGGATTAGGTAAAAACCCAATCGTTCGTTTTCAAACATTAGAATACTTAAGAGCGTTTACGACAGGTCGTATTGGGTGGTCAAAACTCAATAGCCTACTCATCATCTCTGGTGCGTTTGGTCTATTCAACAGACGTTCGCTTATCGACACCGGTGGGTATCTCACCATCAGTGGGGATTTAAAGAAAGACACCGTTGGTGAGGACATGGAACTGGTCGTCAGGTTGACGCACAAAGCCATTCAAAATAAACAACCGTATCGTGTTGCTTATGTCCACAATGCCAACTGTTATACAGAACTGCCTTCCGACATGCGCTCTTTATTAAAACAGCGCAATCGTTGGCAACGTGGTTTATTGGACATCTTGAGTTACCATCGACAAATGTTGTTTAACCCTAAGTACCGTCAACCGGGACTATTGGGCTTCCCTTATTTCTTCATCTTTGAAATGATGGGACCGTTCATTGAAATGTTGGGTTATATTGCGTTATTTGCGTCCTTATTCATTGGTATTTTGAATTTTGAACTGGTCGTCTTGTTATTTTACGCGAGTATCGGTTATGGCATTTTGATTTCACTCTTCAGTTTGTGGATTTCAGAACGTCAAAGTGGCTTTTACCGCATTTGGGATGCCATCATATTAATTATATTGGCGATTGCAGAAAACTTTGGCTATCGTCAAATCATGAGTTTACATCGTGTCAGAGCAACCTTCGCTGCCCTTCGTGAAAATGGGTCTTGGGGTAGTCTGTCGAGAACAGGTTTTCAAAAGAAGTGA